In the genome of Spirochaetia bacterium, one region contains:
- a CDS encoding low temperature requirement protein A, whose protein sequence is MRLSESIKYWWQEPRKASDVEEERKVSALELFYDIVFSIYLARITRWDAYASLTWIHAFTFFLIFSLGWWVWFNSCIYHDLHGNQDVRTRVFTFAQMFGMGSVAVYASDPLAVNFRGFAFSYAFLMFLFALIWLMTGVYDVDHEPYSKPYALVCLIVGLLFVLSVYVDRSARLMLWIFSLLLQFSIYFIVYAVNRKKGLDVTVRYGITHALKDRFSRLVLIILGQMVAQLVAGVYSSEKVLAINFKKAFIGMWVVIAIWWIYYDLVPLERPHDTLVSIGFWTVGHAVMDFLLCLLGTQVMRTLILGDMQVIYAFVLEHYTLPLAIFLFCAFIVIGTLREVKVHQQARNWGRLFMLVSIGLFLICYFSPVSPRIGIAVFFVALYLPVIAEVVAQVRVNYKKDRHRSNLEIMM, encoded by the coding sequence ATGAGATTGTCTGAGAGCATCAAATACTGGTGGCAGGAGCCACGGAAGGCAAGTGATGTTGAAGAAGAGCGGAAAGTTTCGGCATTGGAACTGTTCTATGACATAGTTTTTTCGATTTATCTTGCGCGGATTACCCGATGGGATGCCTATGCTTCCTTGACGTGGATACATGCTTTTACTTTTTTCCTTATCTTTTCACTTGGATGGTGGGTCTGGTTCAACAGCTGTATCTACCACGACCTGCATGGCAACCAGGATGTCAGGACCAGGGTGTTTACTTTCGCTCAGATGTTTGGTATGGGAAGTGTTGCCGTCTATGCATCCGATCCTTTGGCAGTCAATTTCAGGGGATTCGCTTTTTCCTATGCATTCCTGATGTTCCTGTTTGCGCTTATCTGGTTGATGACGGGTGTCTATGATGTCGATCACGAACCATATTCAAAGCCTTATGCTTTGGTCTGTCTTATCGTCGGACTGCTGTTTGTACTTTCAGTCTATGTTGATCGTTCAGCTCGTCTCATGCTTTGGATTTTCTCTTTGTTGCTGCAGTTCAGTATCTATTTCATCGTGTATGCCGTGAACAGGAAGAAAGGATTGGATGTAACTGTCCGGTACGGTATTACCCATGCGCTGAAGGATCGTTTCAGCCGGTTGGTCCTGATTATTCTCGGACAGATGGTCGCACAACTGGTTGCAGGTGTCTATTCTTCTGAAAAAGTGCTGGCCATAAACTTCAAGAAAGCTTTCATAGGCATGTGGGTTGTCATTGCAATCTGGTGGATCTACTATGATCTGGTTCCTCTTGAAAGGCCGCATGATACATTGGTATCCATTGGTTTTTGGACTGTAGGGCACGCGGTCATGGACTTTTTGCTTTGTTTGCTGGGTACACAGGTGATGAGGACGCTGATACTCGGGGATATGCAGGTCATCTATGCTTTTGTCCTTGAACACTATACATTGCCGCTTGCTATATTTCTGTTTTGTGCTTTTATTGTCATCGGTACGCTTCGGGAAGTAAAGGTACATCAGCAGGCACGGAACTGGGGCAGGCTGTTCATGCTCGTGAGCATCGGGCTGTTCCTTATCTGTTATTTTTCCCCGGTGTCTCCACGCATTGGCATTGCAGTATTCTTCGTTGCCCTATACCTGCCTGTCATTGCCGAGGTAGTAGCCCAAGTGAGGGTCAACTATAAGAAAGACCGTCATCGTAGCAATCTTGAAATAATGATGTAG
- a CDS encoding YibE/F family protein produces the protein MMKTALGKRFDLSFTVLLSVLSLVMVFLPISLGTSKPTVPSAVKALVLSVDDTHMEQYGITKVGQQSVMVRILSGTYAGKEIKGVNRLLGKMELDTVYEPGMKVLATPYVKDGKLMGATLVGYDRLPYECMLLVLFSIFLALFAGMTGIKALVSFLFSGAMIWKVMLPVFLKGFDPVLVSMIVVLLLSAVILFLIGEMTKKGLASFLGTASGIIVTWLLATVFTRLFRLSGAVKPFTETLLYSGYAYLNLTKIFIAGVFLAASGAVMDISMDVAAAMEEVKRHNPTLARKELVFSGLRVGRSVIGTMTTTLLLAYSSNYMGLLMVFMAQGTPMVQMLNLNYVAAEILNTMVGSFGLVLTAPLTAIVAGFLYAKNGAGT, from the coding sequence ATGATGAAGACTGCCCTTGGCAAGCGTTTTGACCTGTCATTCACCGTGTTGCTGTCAGTGCTGAGTCTTGTCATGGTTTTCCTGCCGATTTCGCTGGGCACGAGTAAACCTACCGTCCCGTCAGCGGTAAAAGCCCTGGTACTCAGCGTTGACGATACACATATGGAACAATATGGCATTACAAAAGTCGGGCAGCAGTCTGTTATGGTGCGGATACTTTCGGGAACCTATGCCGGGAAAGAAATAAAAGGTGTCAACAGGCTCCTTGGCAAGATGGAGCTTGATACTGTATATGAACCTGGAATGAAAGTGCTTGCAACTCCCTATGTCAAGGACGGTAAACTCATGGGGGCCACGTTGGTAGGCTATGACAGGTTACCTTATGAATGTATGCTGCTCGTACTCTTTTCGATTTTTCTTGCTTTGTTTGCCGGTATGACAGGAATAAAGGCCTTGGTTTCTTTCCTGTTTTCCGGCGCGATGATCTGGAAGGTCATGCTTCCTGTCTTTCTCAAGGGCTTCGATCCTGTACTTGTGTCCATGATCGTAGTCCTGTTGCTTTCTGCTGTCATCCTTTTTCTCATAGGAGAGATGACAAAGAAGGGATTGGCTTCTTTTCTCGGCACAGCTTCCGGAATTATAGTGACCTGGCTGCTTGCAACGGTCTTTACCAGGCTTTTCCGTCTCAGCGGAGCCGTGAAACCTTTTACTGAGACTTTGCTGTACAGCGGGTATGCGTACCTGAACCTGACGAAAATTTTCATTGCCGGTGTATTCCTGGCAGCTTCGGGAGCGGTAATGGATATTTCGATGGACGTGGCGGCAGCCATGGAAGAGGTGAAGCGGCATAACCCGACTTTGGCAAGGAAGGAGCTGGTCTTCTCGGGACTTCGTGTCGGTCGTTCTGTGATCGGCACGATGACTACTACACTGTTGCTTGCTTACTCCAGCAACTACATGGGACTCCTGATGGTTTTCATGGCACAGGGGACGCCTATGGTACAGATGCTGAATCTCAATTATGTTGCTGCCGAAATCCTCAATACGATGGTAGGTAGCTTCGGCTTGGTTCTTACTGCTCCTCTTACGGCAATTGTTGCCGGTTTCTTGTATGCAAAAAATGGTGCAGGGACTTGA